The following DNA comes from Bacteroidota bacterium.
CTTTCTGGCTCATTGCTTTCAATTATAACTTTAACGATTTTACTTCACGTACAAAACGGATGCACAGGAATATGGCTGAAAAGGTTAAACCTATACTTAAGCCATACCAAATACCATATAAACCTAAGTTTAACGGAAACGTAAAATAGTAACCCAAAGGAATACCTATAACCCAATAAGCTATAATGGTAATAACGGTTGGTACTTTTGTATCAGCTAAACCACGCAAAGCACCTAAGCTTACTGCTTGTACCCCATCACTTAACTGAAACATGGCTGCTATATAAAGCAAACCTGCTGTAATGGTTTGTACTTCATGTTCGTTTACCGTTAGCTCTACTATAAACTGGTTAAACAGGGTAAAAATAATGGCACAAAAACCCATGAATATTGCTCCTAAAAAAATACCCGCTTTACCGGCAAACAACATATCCGTTTTATTTTTTCTTCCATAGGCATCGCCAACGGATATGCCTGTTGCTGCTGAAAAACCTGTTGCCACCATATAGGTTAGCGAAGCTAAATTAATAGCTATGGTATGAGCAGCTTGTTCGTCTTTGCCAATCCAGCCAATAATAATAGCCGCAGTAGCAAAAGCACCTACTTCAAAAAAGTATTGAAATCCGCTAGGCAAGCCTACTTTTAAAATAGCTACAAACTGGTTTTTTACAGCCGTTGTTGTTTTAAGCAAATAGGGTTTGTATTGCTTATGAAACAACACATACAATAGCATACTCACAAACATTAAACTACGGGCAACAATAGTGGCATAACCGGCACCTTTTAAACCCAATGCAGCAAAACCCCAATTACCATAAATAAAAATATAGTTTAATAAAATATTCAATGACAAAGCCACTATTGTTATAACTGCCGAAGGCGCGGTAATGGATAAACCATCGCTAAATTGTTTAACTGATAAATAAAGTAATAATGGCAAAGTACTATAGTTAAGCAATTGCAAAAACTCCTGCGCCAAAGGAATAACATTGCTTTGCTGTTTAAACCAATGTAAATTGAAACTTAAGACAGCATTAACCGTAAAAATAAATACGGATAAACACAAGGCCACTAACATGGATGCCTTAAAATAATTAACACATTCAGGAATATTGCCTTCGGCCTTGGCTTTCGCTATTAAAGGCGATACAGCAGTTAAAGTACCCATACCTAAAATAGTAATTAAAAAATAAATAGCATTGGCCAAACCAGCTGCTGCTAAATTGGTCGCATCTATCCTGCCAATCATAATAGTATCGGCTACACCCATTAATACTATACCCACCTGGCCAATAATAATGGGCCAGCTTAAATGTAAAATATTTTTAAAATAGGGTCTGTATATGGTTAATAATTTCTGCACGCTTAAAAAAATTGAGCCGCGAAAGTAGTGCTTTTGAAAATACTTGTTGCCAGAAAATAGCTGTTTAAACAATTATGACATTAAATAGCACAGGCTTCTTTATTGTTCATCAGGCTACTAAAAATTAGCTTAATAGGTAATATAAATTATATCCATTTTATTTTTATAAAAAACAATTCGCCTACATTTGCAGTTCTATTATTTATAAACAACTCAAAAAACAAATAAATTATGACAATGTTAGTAGGCCGTAAGGCTCCTTTATTTAGCGCTGATGCCGTAGTAAACGGTGGCGATTTTGAAGAAAACTTTTCTCTAGAGCAATACATCGGTAAAAAACATGTTTTGTTTTATTTTTACCCGCTTGATTTTACTTTTGTTTGCCCTACCGAAATTATTGCTTTTCAAGAAAGAATAGCTGATTTTGAATCGCGTAACGTACAAGTAATTGGTTGCAGTATCGACAGTAAATTTAGCCATTGGGCATGGTTAAATACACCACAAAACGATGGCGGTATTCAAGGTGTTAAGTACCCTTTGGTAGCTGATATTAACAAAACTATTGCCAGCAATTTTGGCGTATTGGCAGGTTCGTACGGTTACAACGAAAACGAAGACTTAATTTGGATAGGTAACTTAGGTGAAGCAGCTGTTGCTTACCGCGGTCTTTTCTTAATTGACAAAGATGGTATTGTACGCCATCAGGTAGTTAACGATATGCCTTTGGGTCGTAATATTGATGAAGCTTTACGTATGATTGATGCTTTACAGTTTTATGAAGAAAAAGGCGAAGTTTGTCCTGCTAACTGGGAAAAAGGTAAAGACGGTATGAACGCAACTGCTGAAGGTGTAGCTGATTATTTAAGCAAACACTAATCGGTTTCCATATTTAAAAAAAGCTGCACAAATATTTGTGCAGCTTTTTTAATGCTCGCGCTCGCGTGCCGCGAGTGTGTATTTAAATTTATTCTCGACTACGCTCGAATTGACCCGTGAGGTGAGGTAATCAAACAATGTTAGCTTAGTCTGTTAATACGTTCTGCTATCAATATAATCTTTACGCTTAGGAAACTTTAACTCCTGTAATACGGTTGATTTTGGATTGATTTGAAAGTTAAAGAATGAGAAGCCACCCGGTGCAATAGGACTCCAACTAAATGTAAATACCCAGCAATGCAAATCGCGTTTTAAATCAATAAACAAATTAGATACTTTTTTATTGACAAAATCGTAACCTGAAGTATAACCAACGCTCCAACCTTTGGTTAAGGTTACATTACCGCTAAAGCCTAAAGTTTGAATATAATCGGTTTTGGTTAAATCGGTATAGCTATTGGCTAAATACTGGATAGAGTAATTTAAATTTAAACTCCAAGGCAGTTCATAGTTTTCGTAACCCCAACGCTCATTCTCTTTTTTACGTTTTTCTTTTACATTTCTTTTGCCTTGAAATGTTTGTGGCGAGAAGCCATAACCTAAATTTAAATTGGCTTGGGTAATTTTACCTAAACTTCCATCGTTGTTAAAATAATACTGATTAACCCTTTGTATTCTTTGCAAAGTACCTTGTTGCACCACTATATTCTGGTATGGGTCTAGGGTAGCATAAGTATTTACGGTTAGTGTTTTAAAAAGTGTGGTTCTTGCCGCTATACTAATGGTCGACAAATTCAGGGAATCGGCAAAAACATTATACGCACCACCAAAGCTTAAACTCTCTAACAGTTTAATTTTGGTTTCTTTCATGGCTGTATCTTTCCCCGTTCTTATCTTCATTTCCAAATTATTGTTTAAGCCAAAAGTTATATTACCAATTTTGCCCTGATTAGGCTGTCCACCGTAACTTCTTTCAAAAATAGAATACTTAGCCGTTTTACCCGTGCTATCAATTTGTACTGTTCTATAAAAGCCAAACATATTATCGCTAAAATCTGGCGTAAAACTAAAACCAAGACTTGGATCAACTACGTGGCGAATAGCAGCTATTTTACCCTTTTTAAAGGTTAACATTCCGTACCATTTGGTACTTAACGATGCTCCGGTATTAAAACTAAACCAACGTCCAAATTCACTTACCAATCTATTTTCAACGGTATTGTTTACAAACTCTTTTCTAATGGTTGTTGGAGCCCATGTTTCGCTGTAATTGGCATTTACACTCAATACATAAAACTTAAATAACTTAAAAGAGGTATTGATAGGAATAGCATGGGTAATACCATATCTAAAAGCAGTATCGGTAAACTGTTTAAACTCTGATTGGGTACGGCTTTTAAACAAAACCGTATCGGTGGTAGTAAAGCTATTGGTAAATGTTCCGGTATAGCTCATGTTTATTTTTTCGTACCAAAATTCAGCCTCCGGCTTCGACTTTGGTTTTAGCGGATTAAAAGCAGCCGCAGTAAATGTTACATTCGGAAAACTAGCAGCAATGGTTCGTGTTTGTAAATTCTGGTCTATACGCGCATTGGTCGACAAATTGAATCGTCCGTTTTTAAAACCTTTGCTATAAGCTATACTCGACTGCGAAGTAGAGTTAAAGTTTTGAGTACGGTTAAAACTATTTTGCGCATAAAAATTAGAACTCACAAAATTTACATTGGCAGAGAATGTAGTATATGGCCTTGCTCTTTGGTCCATGGCATGATTCCAACCAATGGAATAAGTGCTTTGTTCGTAATAAGTAGCATCGTCAGGGTTACCGTATTTATTATTACCAAACTGTATGTTTACAAAACCATTGTATCTGTAACGGTTATTGTAATTACTTTTGGTATTAACAAGCCAACTAAAATTGGTAAAAATATCGCCCAATAAAGTCAAGTCTAATTTTTCGCCTAAACCAAAATAATACCCCCCTTGGCGTAAATTAGGACCGCGTTGTGCATCAATACCGTATTGCGGAATAATTACGCCCGACTGCTGACCACGTTTTAATGGAAAAATACCAAAAGGTAAAATCAATGGTGTTCTTACCCCTTCTATTACAAAATTAGCCGGGCCTGTAATTAATTTTTTGCCCGGAATAACTTTTATTTTACTGGAAGCTATATAAAAATGCGGATGCTCTGCATCGCAAGTGGTATAGTAAGCACCATCAATATAAAAATTATTTTCAGCATCGCGTTTTACATTAGTACCGCGTACATAACCTTCGCCTTCTTTGGTTTTAAACTCTTTTAAATACCCTTTTTTGGTTACATAGTTATAAGTAATCTGAACAGCCTTGTAATCGGAAGCACCTTGCTTAAACTGTGGTGTACCCACTAAATTACCCAAACTGTCTAAACGTCCTAAACTTGATATGGTATTTTTATTTAAATCAATGGTAATATGTTCTGACTGGTTACTTAAATCCTGATAAAACACTTTGGCATCGCCATACAAATCAAGCTGTTTTACAAATTCATTGTATACAATAGAATCCTGGGCTGAATACTTCACTTTCGATTTAATGGCAGAACCTGTTCTGGGTAAGTAACTACTGGAATCAATAAAAGAAGAATCCTTTTTGGCGAAACCACTTTTGGCTTTTGTGCTGTCTGATTTTATAGAATCTATTGGGCTAATGTTTATTTTAGCATTATTTAAACTGTCTAAGTTAAGCAGTATAGGTGTACCTTGCTGAGCAAATAAAATAGCCTTACCTATTACTAAAAATAGTACCAGCAAAAAAGGTTTAATCCTTACTAGGTTGGCAAATGATGAGCTACTTGTATATGCGCAGTATGAAAATTGAAAATTCATTATTAAAGGTTGCAAAACTAATTAAACTTGGCAAATTCGCTAAGTTTGAAAATTTCGTGCCACTATTTTTATTGTTGATATCTATAGCAGCCGCATTTCCAGCGCTTAATAAAAAACAAGTAAAAACCATTGTAATTGATGCCGGGCATGGCGGACATGACCCTGGTTGCCAATATGGGGGAGCCAGAGAAAAAGATGTAACCCTCAAAATTGCCCTTGAAATAGGTAAAAAAATAAGTGAAGAACTTTCCGATGTAAAAGTTATATACACCCGCCAAACCGATAAGTTTGTGGAGCTTTGGGAGCGTGCTAATATTGCCAATCGCAACCAAGCCGACTTGTTTATTTCTATTCATTGCAATGCCAATAAAAACATAAAGGTCAGTGGCACTGAAACTTTCGCTATGGGTTTACACAAAGCCAACGACAATTTGGAAATTTCGAAACGCGAAAATGAAGTAATATTGTTGGAAAGCGATTACGAAGAAAAATATGAAGGTTTTGACCCAAACTCCCCTGAAACGCATATTATTTTATCGTTACACCAAAATGCATACCTTGATAAAAGTATTGACTTGGCTTCACGTATTGAAAAAAACTTTTTGAAAAACAATGTAAATACCAGCAGGGGTGTTAAACAAGCCGGTTTTGTGGTACTTTGGAAAACAAAAATGCCAAGTATTTTAATTGAAACCGGATTTTTATCAAACAAAAACGACAGGCAATTGCTAACAAGTAAGGAAGGCGTTGAGAAAATAGCTACTAACATTACTCTGTCAGTAAGCGAGTTTAAGCAATACGTTGAGAATTTGCATTCAACTAACAAATAGGAATAAATACTTGCTATTTCTTTCTATAAAAACAATACTTTTGCCCATATTTTTATAATAACGTTTTCGTGAAATTAAGTAAAGAAGCTAAAGTTGGGTTATTTGTGGCCATTGCCATTACCTTTTTATACCTAGGATATAATTTTTTAAGAGGAAAAAAACTTTTCTCATCATACAGCACTTATTATGCAGTTTATAACAACGTAGAAGGTATTGTTACCTCTACCGCTGTGTTTGTAAACGGTTTTAAAGTTGGGCAGGTAGAAGAAATAAGCATGCCTGATATGCTAAAAACTGATAGTATAGTAGTGAAGCTTTTTATACAAAGCCGCATACAAATTAAAGCTAACTCTACCGCACTTATTACCAAATCTGGCTTATTTGACGGTAATGTAATTAGCATTAGCTTTGATGAAAAGCCTGCCGATATTTTAAAAGACGGTTCTTTTATTTTTGGTGCCCGCGAAGAAGATTTGTTTACTTCTATTAACAACATGGTTGCGCCCATTAAAACCAAAAGTGAGCATGTACTGGTTACATTGGATAAGGTATTGAATTCGCTACAACAGGTATTTAACGAAAAAGGAACACAAAACTTAACCAATAGTGTGGTTGATTTAAGCGGTGCTTTGCGTGCTTTGCGTATAACATCGGAACAACTGAGTGCCATTGTAAGTGAAAACGGAAATAACTTAACCAAAACGTTAAATAACGTTCACACCATTTCAAATACTTTTGCTAAAAACAATGATGAAATAAACAGAACGATTAAAAACTTTGGTAAACTAAGTGATTCATTAGCCAACTCTGATATTAAGAAAACCCTTGATAATCTGGCTATAGTAACAGAACAACTGGCTACTATAACACAAAAAATGAACAAAGGCGAAGGTACTTTAGGTAAGTTAGTAAACGATAAAGAACTTTATGACAACTTAAATAAAAGCACCAAAGAGCTGAATTTGTTGTTAAAGGATATGCAACGTTATCCAGGTCGTTATGTAAACGTTTCTGTATTCGGAGGTCCTGCAAAAGAATCGGATAAAAAACGTGAAAAGGATATAAAAGAAGGTAAGTACAAACCTGAATAAAAAGTAAAACATACTTTCTTCTCTTTATACATTAGTTTCAGGAAACTCCTTGATAAAGTTATTGCTATGCTTGTATACTAGTTTAAGACAACATGAGTTATAATTGAAAAACCTTTTATTTTTGGGTTTTGTATTTCAGTGGTTTTAGTCAAGCCCAAAAGCAATTTCGTTTACAAGCAAATATCTAACTAACTATAGTCAGAAAACTCTTTATGCGGAGAATAAACAAACTATTCACCGCATTTTTTGCAGGAAATAAATTCAATTATATTTTTCTTTCATTTCACAAATACCATCTACTAGTCCTTATTTTCAGGCATTTATTTGAAAAATAATTTTGCAATGCGGAGAATAAGTAGTACAATTGCCGCATAATTTGCGGAGAATAAATGCGCTATATACATCAAAATACCACTTGGCCTAACTTTACCTGGAGCCAGGAAGAGTTGCAGTTTTTACTGGGAACAGTAAGAAACTTACAGGGGAAGCTAATGGGTAAAATGGAGTCGATAGGGTTTAATTTAAAGAGCGAAGCATTGCTGCAAACACTTTCTTTGGATGTTATAAAATCGAGCGAGATAGAAGGCGAAATATTAAATGCTGAACAGGTACGCTCATCAATAGCACGTAAACTGAGAATGGATATATCAGGCTTGGTTCCTTCGGATAGACATACGGATGGAATGGTAGATATGATGCTTGATGCCACTCAAAATTTTTCAGAAACACTTACTAAAAAACGTTTGTTTGCCTGGCATGCAGCACTCTTTCCTTTGGGTAAAAGCAGCATGTATGAAATAACGGTAGCGAAATGGCGCAATGATTCAACTGGACCTATGCAAGTAGTATCCGGTGCTATGGGAAAAGAAAGGGTACATTTTGAAGCTCCTGATTCTGCTCTTTTAGAAAAGGAAATGAGCCGTTTTATAACTTGGTTTAACAAAGAAAAAAAATTAGACCCTGTAATAAAAGCAGCAGTAGCCCATTTATGGTTTATAACTATCCATCCGTTTGACGATGGCAATGGACGTGTAGCACGCGCTTTAACGCATATGCTTTTGGCCAGGTCTGATAATAGCTCTCAACGGTTTTACAGTATGTCGGCACAAATACGCATAGAACGTAAAATGTATTATGATATATTGGAGAAAACACAGAAAGGTAATTTAGATATAACCAATTGGTTGCAGTGGTTTTTAAAATGTATGCTCAATGCACTTAACAATACGGATAGTGCTTTTAATAAAATAATACTAAAAGCCAAGTTCTGGAAAAAGTATGAAACCACTAATTTTAACGACAGGCAAAAGCTATTAATCAATAAATTACTGGATGGTTTTGACGGAAAATTAAGTTCATCAAAATGGGCTAAAATAGCCAAATGCTCTGCTGATACTGCTTTAAGGGATATACAGGATTTAATAAACAAAGGGGTATTGAAAAAAGATGGAGCAGGTGGTAGAAGTACTAATTACGAATTAAACGCTGACAACTTCACGGATTAAGTGAAAGTCTATTTTAACTTACTCAAGGCTTTTAAAATTTTGCCTCCCCTGCTTTTATAAGCAGGTAATGCGCCTTCCATATACATTTCAATGCAGTCGTATAACTCGTTGGCTAAATCGGGTTCTTTTAGGGTAATATTATACAATACGGTCATGGCAAAAACCCTTATGGCTATGGCTTCTTTAGGGTTATTCAACAATTGAAAACAATGTACTAAAGTAATGCCTTGTAGCTTTTGGGGTATACTAGTAAACTGTAATAAACGGACTATGTTTCTTTTTATACCATCATGTACTGGCTTGCCTAATAATGGAATTAATTGCTTTAAATGGGGCTGAATAAGTGCATCAATATATTGATTGTTTATACTAGGCAATACCCAGGCAGCTCTATTAGCAATGTCTTTCTCATTCCCTAAAATAATATCTATTAACGCTGCAAAACGTTCGGCATCATTGTCAATCCAATTGGCAACAGCCATGCTTACTTTTTTGCTATGTTCTTTTTGCAGCGTTTCAAGAATATTCATACCAAAACTTATTTAACCATTTGTTTCAGCTCACTTAATTTCATTAATGCCTCTATGGGTGTTAATGTATTCAAATCTAAATTAACCAGGTTGTCTTTTATTTTTTCCAGCTCCGGGTTTTCAACCTGAAACATGCTTAACTGTATGGTTGGCGATTTTATTTTAACACTAGCTGTACTTCCTATTCCTTCTAATCTGTCTTGCTCTAATTGTTGCAAAATTTCAGCCGCCCTGTTGGTTACTAATTGAGGTATGCCAGCCATTTTTGCTACGTGTATACCAAAACTATGTTCGCTTCCACCCAATGCCAACTTGCGTAAAAAAATAACTTTCTTGTCTGTTTCTTTTACGGCTATATGGTAATTTTTTATGCCATTGTCATCTTGCTCTAATTGGTTTAACTCGTGGTAATGGGTTGCAAAAAGTGTCTTGGGTTTATAAGGATGTTTGTTTAAATATTCGGCTATAGCCCAGGCTATGGAAACACCATCATAAGTGGCAGTACCTCTGCCTATTTCATCTAATAATATTAAACTGTTTTTTGAAATATTATTTAATATGCTGGCAGTTTCGGTCATCTCCACCATAAAGGTACTTTCGCCAACACTTAAGTTATCGCTTGCACCTACACGGGTAAATATTTTATCAATTAAACCAATGGTTGCACTGCTGGCCGCTACAAAACAACCCATTTGTGCCATGAGTACTCCCAAAGCAGTTTGACGTAACACGGCTGATTTACCACTCATATTAGGTCCTGTTAAAATAATCATTTGTTGCTTTTGATTATCTAACGAAAGGTTATTGGCTATATAAGCTTCGCCTACGGGTAATTGTTTTTCGATAACGGGATGGCGTAAATTTACTAAGTTTAATTCGTTGCTATTGTTAAGTTGCGGCCTGCAATAATTGTTTGCTTCGGCTAACTCTGCAAAGGCAAATAAGCAATCTATTTTAGCCAATACGATAGCGTTTTGTTGTATTGGTAAAACGTAATCCTGCAAGGCTGAAATCAAATCGTTATAAAGTCTTTCTTCTATAACGGCTATCTTATCTTCAGCACCTAATATTTTTTCTTCGTATTGTTTTAACTCTTCTGTTATATAACGCTCGGCATTGGTTAGTGTTTGTTTTCTAATCCAAGTTTCAGGTACTTTATCTTTGTGTACATTGGTTACTTCCATGTAATAACCAAACACATTGTTAAACGATATTTTTAAGCTTGTAATACCTGTAGCTTGTTGTTCGCGCGTTTGCATTTGCAACAAATAATCTTTGCCACCAAAGGCTATAGCGCGTAAGTCGTCTAACTCCTGATTTACGCCTGCATTAATTACATTGCCTTTATTGGCAGCAAGGGGTGCTTCTGCATGGAGCTCTGTATCTAATTTATCAATAGCCCATTTGCAATGGTTTATTTGCTCGGCTAATTTTTGTAATAACTTATTGTTTTGCTGTAAGAATAGCTTTTGTAGTGGCTCTAATTGTTTCAACGAACGGTTGAGTTGTTGCAATTCACGCGGACCAATTCTACGCATAGCCAATTTAGAAACCATACGTTCTAAATCGCCTATTTGTTTTAAAATATCTATTACCTGAACACGAAAGCTTTTTTGTTGTTTGGCAAAATCTACAATATCTAAACGTTCGTTTATTTGTGCTATATCTTTTAAAGGTAAAACCATCCAGCGTTTTAGTAAACGTGCTCCCATGGGCGTGACGGTTCTATCCAATATTTGTATCAATGGCACACCATTGTCGTTAGTGCTTTGGACCAACTCTAAATTACGAATGGTAAATCTATCCAGCCATACATATTTATCTTCATCTATACGGCTTATGCTTTGTAAATGGCTTATTTGTTCGTGATGTGTTTCAGCTAAATAATGCAAACAAACGCCCGCTGCAGTAATAGCTATTGGCATTTCCTGTATACCAAAGCCTTTTAAGTTTTGCGTATTGAAATGATTCAATAGTTTTTCGTAGCTATACTGGTATTGAAAAATCCATTCGTCTAGTTGATAACTGTAATGCTTTTCACCAAACTTTTGTTTAAAAAACGGAAACTGCTTTTTGGAGATTAATATTTCTGAAGGTTTAAAACCCTGCACTAATTTATCAATATACTCTAACGAGCCTTGCGAAGCCATAAACTCGCCCGTAGATAAATCTAAAAAAGCAACGCCTGCTTCTTTCTCACCATCCAGGTGAACAGCACATAAATAATTATTGCTTTTATTGTCAAGTATTTTATCGTTGTAACTAACACCCGGAGTAATGAGCTCGGTAACACCTCGCTTCACAATGGTTTTAGTCATTTTAGGAT
Coding sequences within:
- a CDS encoding N-acetylmuramoyl-L-alanine amidase produces the protein MPLFLLLISIAAAFPALNKKQVKTIVIDAGHGGHDPGCQYGGAREKDVTLKIALEIGKKISEELSDVKVIYTRQTDKFVELWERANIANRNQADLFISIHCNANKNIKVSGTETFAMGLHKANDNLEISKRENEVILLESDYEEKYEGFDPNSPETHIILSLHQNAYLDKSIDLASRIEKNFLKNNVNTSRGVKQAGFVVLWKTKMPSILIETGFLSNKNDRQLLTSKEGVEKIATNITLSVSEFKQYVENLHSTNK
- the mutS gene encoding DNA mismatch repair protein MutS, producing MAKKQNTEPTDNETPLMRQYNQIKVKYPGAILLFRVGDFYETFGSDAVKTAEILGIVLTKRANGQASHIELAGFPHHSLDTYLPKLVRAGQRVAICDQLEDPKMTKTIVKRGVTELITPGVSYNDKILDNKSNNYLCAVHLDGEKEAGVAFLDLSTGEFMASQGSLEYIDKLVQGFKPSEILISKKQFPFFKQKFGEKHYSYQLDEWIFQYQYSYEKLLNHFNTQNLKGFGIQEMPIAITAAGVCLHYLAETHHEQISHLQSISRIDEDKYVWLDRFTIRNLELVQSTNDNGVPLIQILDRTVTPMGARLLKRWMVLPLKDIAQINERLDIVDFAKQQKSFRVQVIDILKQIGDLERMVSKLAMRRIGPRELQQLNRSLKQLEPLQKLFLQQNNKLLQKLAEQINHCKWAIDKLDTELHAEAPLAANKGNVINAGVNQELDDLRAIAFGGKDYLLQMQTREQQATGITSLKISFNNVFGYYMEVTNVHKDKVPETWIRKQTLTNAERYITEELKQYEEKILGAEDKIAVIEERLYNDLISALQDYVLPIQQNAIVLAKIDCLFAFAELAEANNYCRPQLNNSNELNLVNLRHPVIEKQLPVGEAYIANNLSLDNQKQQMIILTGPNMSGKSAVLRQTALGVLMAQMGCFVAASSATIGLIDKIFTRVGASDNLSVGESTFMVEMTETASILNNISKNSLILLDEIGRGTATYDGVSIAWAIAEYLNKHPYKPKTLFATHYHELNQLEQDDNGIKNYHIAVKETDKKVIFLRKLALGGSEHSFGIHVAKMAGIPQLVTNRAAEILQQLEQDRLEGIGSTASVKIKSPTIQLSMFQVENPELEKIKDNLVNLDLNTLTPIEALMKLSELKQMVK
- a CDS encoding MATE family efflux transporter translates to MQKLLTIYRPYFKNILHLSWPIIIGQVGIVLMGVADTIMIGRIDATNLAAAGLANAIYFLITILGMGTLTAVSPLIAKAKAEGNIPECVNYFKASMLVALCLSVFIFTVNAVLSFNLHWFKQQSNVIPLAQEFLQLLNYSTLPLLLYLSVKQFSDGLSITAPSAVITIVALSLNILLNYIFIYGNWGFAALGLKGAGYATIVARSLMFVSMLLYVLFHKQYKPYLLKTTTAVKNQFVAILKVGLPSGFQYFFEVGAFATAAIIIGWIGKDEQAAHTIAINLASLTYMVATGFSAATGISVGDAYGRKNKTDMLFAGKAGIFLGAIFMGFCAIIFTLFNQFIVELTVNEHEVQTITAGLLYIAAMFQLSDGVQAVSLGALRGLADTKVPTVITIIAYWVIGIPLGYYFTFPLNLGLYGIWYGLSIGLTFSAIFLCIRFVREVKSLKL
- a CDS encoding MlaD family protein, with the protein product MKLSKEAKVGLFVAIAITFLYLGYNFLRGKKLFSSYSTYYAVYNNVEGIVTSTAVFVNGFKVGQVEEISMPDMLKTDSIVVKLFIQSRIQIKANSTALITKSGLFDGNVISISFDEKPADILKDGSFIFGAREEDLFTSINNMVAPIKTKSEHVLVTLDKVLNSLQQVFNEKGTQNLTNSVVDLSGALRALRITSEQLSAIVSENGNNLTKTLNNVHTISNTFAKNNDEINRTIKNFGKLSDSLANSDIKKTLDNLAIVTEQLATITQKMNKGEGTLGKLVNDKELYDNLNKSTKELNLLLKDMQRYPGRYVNVSVFGGPAKESDKKREKDIKEGKYKPE
- a CDS encoding putative LPS assembly protein LptD is translated as MNFQFSYCAYTSSSSFANLVRIKPFLLVLFLVIGKAILFAQQGTPILLNLDSLNNAKINISPIDSIKSDSTKAKSGFAKKDSSFIDSSSYLPRTGSAIKSKVKYSAQDSIVYNEFVKQLDLYGDAKVFYQDLSNQSEHITIDLNKNTISSLGRLDSLGNLVGTPQFKQGASDYKAVQITYNYVTKKGYLKEFKTKEGEGYVRGTNVKRDAENNFYIDGAYYTTCDAEHPHFYIASSKIKVIPGKKLITGPANFVIEGVRTPLILPFGIFPLKRGQQSGVIIPQYGIDAQRGPNLRQGGYYFGLGEKLDLTLLGDIFTNFSWLVNTKSNYNNRYRYNGFVNIQFGNNKYGNPDDATYYEQSTYSIGWNHAMDQRARPYTTFSANVNFVSSNFYAQNSFNRTQNFNSTSQSSIAYSKGFKNGRFNLSTNARIDQNLQTRTIAASFPNVTFTAAAFNPLKPKSKPEAEFWYEKINMSYTGTFTNSFTTTDTVLFKSRTQSEFKQFTDTAFRYGITHAIPINTSFKLFKFYVLSVNANYSETWAPTTIRKEFVNNTVENRLVSEFGRWFSFNTGASLSTKWYGMLTFKKGKIAAIRHVVDPSLGFSFTPDFSDNMFGFYRTVQIDSTGKTAKYSIFERSYGGQPNQGKIGNITFGLNNNLEMKIRTGKDTAMKETKIKLLESLSFGGAYNVFADSLNLSTISIAARTTLFKTLTVNTYATLDPYQNIVVQQGTLQRIQRVNQYYFNNDGSLGKITQANLNLGYGFSPQTFQGKRNVKEKRKKENERWGYENYELPWSLNLNYSIQYLANSYTDLTKTDYIQTLGFSGNVTLTKGWSVGYTSGYDFVNKKVSNLFIDLKRDLHCWVFTFSWSPIAPGGFSFFNFQINPKSTVLQELKFPKRKDYIDSRTY
- a CDS encoding peroxiredoxin, giving the protein MTMLVGRKAPLFSADAVVNGGDFEENFSLEQYIGKKHVLFYFYPLDFTFVCPTEIIAFQERIADFESRNVQVIGCSIDSKFSHWAWLNTPQNDGGIQGVKYPLVADINKTIASNFGVLAGSYGYNENEDLIWIGNLGEAAVAYRGLFLIDKDGIVRHQVVNDMPLGRNIDEALRMIDALQFYEEKGEVCPANWEKGKDGMNATAEGVADYLSKH
- a CDS encoding Fic family protein — its product is MRYIHQNTTWPNFTWSQEELQFLLGTVRNLQGKLMGKMESIGFNLKSEALLQTLSLDVIKSSEIEGEILNAEQVRSSIARKLRMDISGLVPSDRHTDGMVDMMLDATQNFSETLTKKRLFAWHAALFPLGKSSMYEITVAKWRNDSTGPMQVVSGAMGKERVHFEAPDSALLEKEMSRFITWFNKEKKLDPVIKAAVAHLWFITIHPFDDGNGRVARALTHMLLARSDNSSQRFYSMSAQIRIERKMYYDILEKTQKGNLDITNWLQWFLKCMLNALNNTDSAFNKIILKAKFWKKYETTNFNDRQKLLINKLLDGFDGKLSSSKWAKIAKCSADTALRDIQDLINKGVLKKDGAGGRSTNYELNADNFTD